One window of Mediterraneibacter butyricigenes genomic DNA carries:
- a CDS encoding holin, producing the protein MLKNCVFKVSVDTKKWIRKAMIRAVKTVAQAAIAGIGAAAALGQVDWKYVMSAAALAGVLSLLTSVAGIPECSSEEE; encoded by the coding sequence ATGTTAAAAAATTGTGTATTCAAGGTATCAGTTGATACAAAGAAATGGATCCGGAAAGCTATGATCCGTGCGGTTAAGACTGTTGCGCAGGCAGCAATTGCAGGAATTGGAGCGGCGGCAGCACTTGGCCAGGTAGACTGGAAATATGTTATGTCAGCTGCGGCATTGGCCGGGGTACTGTCATTACTGACAAGTGTGGCCGGTATTCCGGAGTGCAGTTCGGAGGAAGAATAG